Proteins encoded in a region of the Chryseobacterium piperi genome:
- the thiM gene encoding hydroxyethylthiazole kinase translates to MEKMLWEQVQLVKQKSPLVHNITNYVVMNNTANALLAVGASPIMSHAKSEIPEMINIAHSMVINIGTLDEYWAEAMLMAAKEAHSIGKPWVLDPVGAGATSFRDGILNQLLQYKPTVIRGNASEVIALAKANTTATKGVDSTAQSNEAIGAAQNIVSQHHGIVCISGETDIIVDSQQTLFIKNGHPMMTKVTGLGCSATALIGAFIGVTENKTLAVTAAMALIGIAGELASQESKGPGSLQLNLTDKLYNMSEEEFTSHLKIER, encoded by the coding sequence ATGGAAAAAATGCTTTGGGAACAAGTACAGCTTGTCAAACAAAAATCTCCTCTGGTTCATAATATCACCAACTATGTGGTCATGAACAATACAGCCAATGCTCTTCTGGCCGTAGGAGCCTCTCCAATCATGTCTCATGCAAAATCTGAAATCCCCGAAATGATCAATATTGCCCATTCTATGGTCATCAATATTGGTACGCTTGACGAATACTGGGCAGAAGCAATGCTGATGGCAGCTAAAGAGGCTCACTCAATCGGCAAACCCTGGGTCTTAGATCCTGTAGGAGCCGGAGCAACTTCTTTCCGGGATGGTATTTTAAATCAGTTATTACAATATAAGCCGACAGTTATCAGAGGCAACGCGTCAGAAGTTATTGCATTGGCTAAGGCAAATACAACAGCTACTAAAGGAGTAGATAGTACTGCTCAGAGTAATGAAGCCATTGGTGCCGCACAGAATATCGTCAGCCAACACCATGGAATTGTCTGTATTTCCGGTGAAACAGATATTATAGTAGATTCTCAACAAACTCTTTTCATTAAAAACGGACATCCGATGATGACCAAAGTCACAGGGCTTGGCTGTTCTGCTACCGCACTTATAGGAGCATTTATCGGAGTTACAGAAAACAAAACCTTAGCTGTGACTGCTGCAATGGCGTTAATAGGTATAGCAGGGGAATTAGCATCTCAGGAAAGCAAAGGACCAGGAAGTCTTCAGCTCAACCTGACTGATAAGCTATACAACATGAGTGAAGAAGAATTTACCAGCCATTTAAAGATAGAACGATAA
- the thiE gene encoding thiamine phosphate synthase has product MNSFPYQLYLVISEADCHGKSFVEVAEQAILGGVDIIQLREKKSSDTEFLRKAQQLIEITDKYHIPLIINDHIMVTEQVHAAGIHVGNSDTAPTLLRQRPLIQNKIIGYSVEYLSQLENEQTRVSDYLGISPVFRTDTKTDTVTEWGLHGITKIRQLTEKPLVAIGNIHLKNSREIIKAGADCIAVVSAICSADDPQKAAYELKNEILK; this is encoded by the coding sequence ATGAATTCTTTTCCCTATCAGCTGTATCTGGTCATCTCCGAAGCTGACTGTCATGGAAAAAGCTTCGTGGAAGTTGCTGAACAAGCCATACTTGGTGGTGTGGATATTATTCAACTGAGAGAAAAAAAAAGTTCTGACACCGAATTCCTCAGAAAAGCCCAACAGCTTATCGAAATAACGGATAAATATCATATTCCATTGATCATTAATGATCATATTATGGTTACCGAGCAAGTACATGCAGCAGGCATTCATGTGGGGAACAGTGATACTGCACCTACCCTGTTGAGACAGCGACCACTTATTCAGAACAAAATCATTGGTTATTCTGTAGAATACCTTTCCCAACTTGAAAATGAGCAAACCCGAGTATCCGATTACCTTGGAATAAGTCCCGTATTCAGGACAGACACGAAAACGGATACCGTAACAGAATGGGGACTTCATGGAATCACAAAAATAAGACAGCTTACAGAAAAGCCTTTGGTAGCTATAGGAAATATCCATCTGAAAAATTCAAGAGAAATCATTAAAGCCGGCGCCGACTGTATTGCGGTAGTCTCCGCTATATGCAGTGCTGATGATCCTCAAAAAGCAGCTTATGAATTAAAAAATGAAATTTTAAAATGA